The nucleotide window CAGAACTTGTCAGATATAAATCCTTTTTTATGACAAGACAACGGGCCTCCCCCGGTCGAGACCCGCTCCGCTTCGGGACGCGGACTGGGTTTATGGCCCGGAACCGCGTGAGCCGACAGAGTTAAGTAAACAAGGCTCGAGACCCGGTGATCCGCAGCTCGAAGCCTCTACGTGCACGGCTCACGTGCACCCCATGCCTGCACGAGCCGTGCATGGATAGCCTGTTTACACACGTACAGGTGATGACACGTTCTAAATAATAAGCTCAATTAAATATGCATGCAAAGAGACGATATTAAAAACAGATCGCGCTGAAGAACATTTAAGTATTTCTTCTTGTGAGTCTGAGTCTCAGCTTTGAAAGGCCAACATACAGCCGGATAATATTAACATACAGCCTGATAATATCAACATACTGCCTGGTAATGTAATGGTTCATACACATTTGTTGGTATAAtaaatcgatttttttttaaattaggcTGAGGCAGAATAATACAATTACATTATTGAAACAAATTGAACAAAACACGTAAAAATAGCCAAAACTCTACCTCAATAATGTGACTATGTTTTTACCTGAACGAGGTGATGTTATTTATTCGAATAATGTCTGGCATAATCAATTATAAATGAATTCTGGCTTCCAGATTCCTACTGGGTGCCCGTTTCGGATCATTAATTAAATGCTCTAGAAAATAATTATACAAATAACACACATACGACAGATTGATTAATTTTGTTTTATTGGAAACTAATTATTACTCTAACGAAAACGTTGCGTATTAGTTTCCATAGCAGGGAATTGCTATAAatctttattattttaacaaaatatcataaatTAAGCAAAGGGGCAGACCAGTTAAGTGTTTCGTTGAGTTAAGAGTTCCGAAGAGGGTTGTAGTTTCTAGGCAGAAGAGTAAGGAGACCTCAGAGCCCATGGAGGGTATAGGATGGATTAAGCGCATAAACGAATGTTGTTGTATTTAACCAAATTAACAACAGATACGTCAGTCTATTATATTGTGTTATTCCATATATGTGGTGAATTTGATACAGTTTCTGATACAGTTATCAGTCTTTCTTTTTGCCAAATCGAATCGGACGTAGCTCTTACGAGCCTAGATCCACAAGGCTGGAAGTCAGCGGTCCCAGCAACGAGTCTTGGAGCTGGTGCGGGTGTCCGTGCAGGCCGTGGACCGACTGCGGCCCTCCGAGCCCCGACATGGGGTAGGACGAGGCCCCGGGATGGGACATGTTCCCCTGGAGCAAAAGCACCGAGCTGTGGTCGGGGCTCTGCGGGGGGGAGAACTCGTCCTCCGAGCTGGACATGAGCGACTTCCCGCCGTCCAGCGGAGACAGCtggttctgtttgttgttgccgctgttgttgttttcactGTTTTCCCTGGAAGTAAATAAACGTGTCAGATCAACAGAACCGTGAACACACCTCACTAAATCACAGGCCTGGAGAAAACACAACTAGGGCCTTAAATAACATCTAGGTCAAGCTGGTataaatatttatgtatatatttatatatatacatatatatatatacatatatatatatatatatcacatttaaacaacaaatgtatttaaatacaAGCCATTTAAATTCGAGGGATGTTTTATATCTTATGCAGTTATACTCTTgccttattttttaaaaagcatcatatatatataactctATATTAAGTTAGCCGATATAAAAGCAGTATCCGAGAGGAGATGACAAACAATTCGGGGTTCAAgcgtataaaaataaaaataatgtaaaatattgaTGTGATTAAATATTCCCCGCACAACGTCATAACTAGAGGAGCTCCTGGTCAAGGTTCAGTGAAGTTTCTTGTCTGAGCTAATAATTCAGTTTGCTGCAAAACAATCCGTGTTTAattaaaaattcaaataaaaactcAACGATGGCATGCGAATATCAGCTCTTATCTGGGAGGAATATTTCTCCTGATGAAAGTCAGAGCTCCAGATCAGATATAATAATAAGAACCACAACTTTATGGGGACGAACCTTTCTTTGGCTTCGGCCGCCCGGTCCCTCTGGCGCCGGTTTTTGAACCAGTTGCTGACCTGCGTGGTGGTCAGCCCGGTGGCCTCGGCTAGCTCCCGCTTCTCCCGGGGAGACGGGTAAGGGTTGTGCGTGTACCATTCCCTTAGAACGCCCCTGGACTTCTCCTTAAAGCAGTAGCTGGTCTCCTCGCCGTCCCATATAGTGCGTGGCAGGGGGAATTTCCTCCTCACGCGGTACTTCCCCACCGCTCCGAGCGGCCGGCCACGCAGCTTCTCCGCCTCCACGTAGTGCGCCTTCAGCCACAGCTGCTGCAGCTTCGGGTGATTGTGCGGCGAGAACTGGTGGCTCTCAAGGATCTTGTAGAGCTCCCTGAAGTTGCCCCGGTGGAAGGCCACCACCGCCTTGGCTTTGAGGACACTCTCGTTCTTGTGGAGGTGGTCGCAGGCGGGCAGGGACCAGAGGAACCGCCCTAGCCGCTCCAGGTTCCCCCCTTGCTGGAGGACCTCGCACACGCAGGCCACTTGCTCCTGCGTAAAACCGAAGGACGGTAATATAGACATGTCTACACACTCCTCCGCGCAGAGTCGATGCTGATATCCAAAACGACGGCGGTACTGTCGAGCTGTTTCTCTCTATGGCTGCTGATTTATTGTCGTGTCTCCAAAACACCGCAGCCCGTCCGTGCGATACGCACTGCACCGCCGATGCGCACGGGAGATTCAAATGTTGATTGTTGGGACAATTTGTTCCTGTTGGAGATATGTCAGGCTTAAAGGGAGTCTGTGCGATTCGTTGATTGGCTCTCCCGCTGCCCTATACCCTGGCAGCCGAGCAGAAGTGAGTTTGCAGCTCCGTTTCCTCCCCAGAGGCAGTGCGTCAGGGCTGAAACCGGAGCGCTCCACCCCCAGTCCCGTTCCACCGTGGGCCAGGAGGGGGGCAGCGGAACACCTAAATGCTAATCAGTTATTACAGAGCTCTTAAAGGCATTTTAACGTGCCTCCAAACTGCCCCAGGTATCAGGCTGTTTCATATACAGATGAGTTGACTGGGAACCCCCGCAATTATTAATAAAGTGCAGATTGTAGGTAAAGTGCACGGTCTATTAATTATGTAGTAATTTTTA belongs to Gadus chalcogrammus isolate NIFS_2021 chromosome 5, NIFS_Gcha_1.0, whole genome shotgun sequence and includes:
- the LOC130383123 gene encoding homeobox protein six1b → MSILPSFGFTQEQVACVCEVLQQGGNLERLGRFLWSLPACDHLHKNESVLKAKAVVAFHRGNFRELYKILESHQFSPHNHPKLQQLWLKAHYVEAEKLRGRPLGAVGKYRVRRKFPLPRTIWDGEETSYCFKEKSRGVLREWYTHNPYPSPREKRELAEATGLTTTQVSNWFKNRRQRDRAAEAKERENSENNNSGNNKQNQLSPLDGGKSLMSSSEDEFSPPQSPDHSSVLLLQGNMSHPGASSYPMSGLGGPQSVHGLHGHPHQLQDSLLGPLTSSLVDLGS